Proteins from a genomic interval of Capsicum annuum cultivar UCD-10X-F1 chromosome 4, UCD10Xv1.1, whole genome shotgun sequence:
- the LOC107869153 gene encoding LRR receptor-like serine/threonine-protein kinase RGI3 isoform X3 → MSTLETFNLNFNSIECQIPEVIGSLINLRELRLRGNKIIGSIPLSLSNASRLETLDISYSSLQGNIPEGIGNVHNMKLLGIQYNQLMGSIPFTIFNISRIEVIAFTGNSLSGYLPNGLCNGLPILKGLYLPDNKLHCHMPTSLSNCSQLQILSLSENEFDGPIHNEIGRLSNLQLLYVGVNYFTEYGQDGLVSTKCDVYSYGIMLLETFTRRKPNDFEGDVSLKQWVNHSFSRDNNGRSRCQLDNTNE, encoded by the exons ATGTCCACACTTGAGACTTTCAATCTGAACTTCAATTCCATAGAGTGTCAAATTCCAGAAGTGATTGGAAGTCTTATAAACCTTAGAGAATTAAGGTTGCGAGGTAACAAGATCATAGGTTCAATTCCTCTGTCACTCTCGAATGCCTCGAGGTTGGAGACTTTAGACATATCTTATAGTTCACTTCAAGGAAACATTCCAGAAGGGATTGGCAATGTTCACAACATGAAATTATTGGGCATACAGTATAATCAGCTAATGGGTTCTATACCATTCACAATTTTCAATATCTCAAGAATCGAAGTCATTGCATTTACAGGCAATAGCTTATCAGGATATCTTCCCAATGGTTTATGCAATGGTCTCCCAATACTCAAAGGTCTTTATCTTCCTGATAACAAGCTTCATTGTCATATGCCTACAAGCTTATCAAATTGTTCACAACTTCAAATTTTGTCTTTATCGGAAAATGAGTTTGATGGACCAATACATAATGAAATTGGAAGATTGAGCAACTTGCAGTTATTGTATGTTGGAGTTAACTATTTCACCG AGTATGGGCAAGATGGGTTGGTGTCTACGAAATGTGATGTCTATAGTTACGGAATCATGTTGCTGGAAACGTTTACCAGGAGAAAGCCTAATGATTTTGAGGGAGATGTTAGCTTGAAGCAATGGGTGAATCATTCATTTTCTAGAGACAATAATGGACGTTCTAGATGCCAACTTGATAACACCAATGAATAA
- the LOC107869153 gene encoding probable LRR receptor-like serine/threonine-protein kinase At3g47570 isoform X2 — protein MQHLQISGNKLIGALRSGTAIAVKVFNLQLEAAFKSFDTECEVLCSLRHRNLVKVITSCSNLDFKALVLEYMPNGSLEKYLYSHNYFLDIKQRLSIMIDVACALEYLHHGCSLPVIHCDVKPSNVLLDGDMVAHLSNFGISKLLGEDQGDLYTKTLAILGYIESEYGLDGLVSTKCDVYSYGVMLLETFTRRKTNEFEGDLSLKQWVSCSLPEAVMDIVDINLVTPTEYGQDGLVSTKCDVYSYGIMLLETFTRRKPNDFEGDVSLKQWVNHSFSRDNNGRSRCQLDNTNE, from the exons ATGCAACATCTACAGATTAGTGGAAATAAGCTTATAG GTGCTCTCAGAAGTGGAACTGCCATTGCAGTTAAAGTGTTCAATCTTCAACTAGAGGCAGCATTCAAGAGTTTTGATACGGAATGTGAAGTTTTGTGCAGCCTTCGCCATAGGAATCTCGTTAAAGTCATTACTAGTTGTTCCAATCTTGATTTCAAGGCTTTAGTGCTTGAGTATATGCCTAATGGAAGTCTTGAGAAGTATTTGTATTCGCACAACTACTTCCTTGACATCAAGCAGAGACTAAGCATAatgatagatgtggcatgtgCTTTGGAATATCTTCACCATGGGTGCTCGTTGCCTGTGATTCACTGTGACGTGAAGCCTAGTAACGTCTTGCTGGATGGAGATATGGTTGCCCACCTCAGCAACTTTGGCATCTCAAAACTGCTTGGTGAAGATCAGGGTGATTTGTACACTAAAACCTTAGCAATATTGGGGTATATTGAGTCAG AGTATGGACTGGATGGACTAGTGTCAACAAAGTGTGATGTCTACAGTTATGGGGTCATGTTGCTGGAAACGTTTACTAGGAGAAAGACTAATGAGTTTGAGGGAGATCTTAGCTTGAAGCAATGGGTGAGTTGTTCACTCCCTGAGGCCGTAATGGACATCGTAGATATCAACTTGGTAACACCAACGG AGTATGGGCAAGATGGGTTGGTGTCTACGAAATGTGATGTCTATAGTTACGGAATCATGTTGCTGGAAACGTTTACCAGGAGAAAGCCTAATGATTTTGAGGGAGATGTTAGCTTGAAGCAATGGGTGAATCATTCATTTTCTAGAGACAATAATGGACGTTCTAGATGCCAACTTGATAACACCAATGAATAA
- the LOC107869153 gene encoding putative receptor-like protein kinase At3g47110 isoform X1: MEVFNISGLRVVSLLNNNVSGSLTPNIGSILPDIEELYLGSLTNLVGTIPHSISNCSKLTSLELSINKLTGLIPNSLGYLTHLQHLNLGGNNLTSDSSLSFLTTLTNCRNLTFLSLYWNPLNGMLPASTGNLSTSLRTFLADSCKILGRIPNEDGNLSSLLFLYLSGNNLVGSIPTSIGNLRMLQRFNLTSNKVTGFIGDHICKLQHLGEIHLGQNQFSGSLPNCIGNNTSLREKHLGSNKLSSNIPPSLGNLHDLVVLDLSSNNMVGSLPPEIGNLKVATKMDLSMNQFSNEIPREIGELQNLAHLSLRHNKLPGSIPDSISNMVGLEFLDLSHNNISGNIPKSLEKLQNLKYFNVSINKLYGEIPSEGPFKNLSNQFFIHNEALCGSSRFSVPHFIIAQIKWEKIASSFSFAGNCTSSYS; the protein is encoded by the coding sequence ATGGAGGTCTTCAACATATCAGGGCTGAGAGTAGTTTCTCTTTTAAACAATAATGTATCAGGAAGCCTCACACCAAACATAGGTTCTATCTTACCCGACATTGAAGAGCTTTATCTGGGGAGCTTAACCAATCTTGTTGGGACTATTCCTCATTCCATCTCCAATTGTTCCAAACTTACTAGTCTAGAGCTTTCTATCAACAAACTCACAGGCTTGATTCCCAATTCTCTTGGATATTTGACTCATCTGCAGCATCTAAATTTAGGGGGAAACAATTTAACCAGTGACTCATCATTAAGCTTCCTGACTACCTTAACCAATTGCAGAAATTTAACATTTCTATCTCTATATTGGAATCCTCTAAACGGCATGCTTCCTGCCTCCACGGGAAACCTTTCCACATCTCTTAGAACATTTCTTGCCGACAGTTGTAAAATCCTAGGGAGAATTCCTAATGAGGATGGGAATTTAAGCAGCTTATTATTCCTTTATCTTTCCGGAAACAACTTGGTTGGATCGATTCCCACATCAATTGGAAACTTGAGAATGCTTCAGCGGTTCAACTTGACTAGTAACAAAGTTACAGGATTTATTGGAGATCATATATGTAAATTGCAGCATTTGGGTGAAATTCACTTGGgtcaaaatcaattttcaggATCTCTTCCTAATTGTATAGGGAATAATACTTCCCTTAGGGAGAAACATCTCGGTTCCAACAAATTGAGTTCCAATATACCACCAAGCTTAGGGAACCTTCACGATCTAGTTGTTCTTGACTTATCGTCCAACAACATGGTAGGTTCTTTACCTCCagaaattggaaatctaaagGTTGCAACAAAGATGGATCTATCGATGAATCAATTCTCAAATGAAATTCCTAGAGAAATTGGAGAATTGCAAAATTTGGCACACCTTTCTTTGAGACACAACAAGTTGCCAGGATCTATACCTGACTCAATAAGCAACatggtaggtttggaattcctagacCTTTCTCACAATAATATATCGGGAAACATTCCCAAGTCTTTGGAGAAGCTTcaaaacttgaaatatttcaatgtTTCTATCAACAAATTGTATGGTGAAATACCCTCGGAGGGTCCTTTCAAGAACCTCTCGAATCAGTTTTTCATCCACAATGAAGCATTGTGTGgttcttcaagatttagtgtcccCCACTTCATCATAGCACAGATCAAATGGGAAAAAATTgctagttctttttcttttgctggGAATTGCACTAGTAGTTATTCCTAG